The following proteins come from a genomic window of Bacillota bacterium:
- a CDS encoding NAD/NADP octopine/nopaline dehydrogenase family protein yields the protein MRACGVRGDPGRPSFAVLGAGNGGQAMAAHLAMQGVDVVLYNRTPGRIEDLASRGVLKVTGAIEARVPVKPYREGCGVGVVYVTSSVRDAARARVLMVTVPATGHRDLAHALAPYVDEHQVVVLNPGRTLGALETEHALRAGGCRGLPVVAEVQSLLYAARVLEPGHVHIFSIKHRVPLAALPAWQTPRVLALLRGFFPQFVPAETVLHTSLDNIGAVFHPAPVLLNLARVEAGETFDHYHQGITPAVARIVEALDAERLAVARALGISLPTARDWLKWVYGSYGPDLFGALQETGAYRGIRAPGSLDTRYLWEDVPTGLVPLASLGELAEVPTPTMRSLIHLASLVHGIDYFRHGRTLGRMGLAEMDLNGLLDYVREGREAA from the coding sequence GTGCGAGCTTGTGGGGTTCGAGGTGATCCAGGGCGGCCGTCGTTCGCCGTCCTGGGGGCGGGGAACGGCGGTCAGGCCATGGCCGCCCACCTGGCGATGCAGGGGGTGGACGTGGTCCTGTACAACCGCACCCCTGGCCGCATCGAAGATCTGGCGAGCAGGGGGGTGCTCAAGGTCACGGGTGCCATTGAGGCCCGGGTGCCGGTCAAGCCGTACCGCGAGGGCTGCGGGGTGGGCGTGGTGTATGTGACCTCTTCTGTGCGGGATGCGGCGCGGGCGCGGGTGCTGATGGTCACGGTGCCGGCGACCGGCCACCGGGATCTGGCGCATGCTCTGGCTCCCTACGTGGATGAACACCAGGTGGTGGTCTTGAATCCGGGGCGAACCCTGGGCGCTCTGGAGACTGAGCATGCGTTACGGGCCGGGGGCTGCCGGGGATTGCCCGTGGTGGCCGAGGTGCAGAGCCTGCTGTATGCGGCCAGGGTACTGGAACCCGGTCACGTACACATCTTCAGCATCAAGCACCGGGTTCCCCTGGCGGCCCTCCCGGCCTGGCAGACACCCCGGGTACTGGCTCTGCTACGGGGATTCTTCCCCCAGTTCGTCCCGGCAGAGACGGTGTTGCACACCAGCCTGGACAATATCGGAGCGGTGTTCCATCCTGCCCCGGTGCTGCTCAACTTGGCCCGCGTCGAAGCCGGGGAGACGTTCGACCATTACCACCAGGGGATCACGCCGGCAGTGGCGCGAATCGTGGAGGCTCTGGACGCTGAACGTCTGGCCGTGGCCAGGGCGCTGGGGATTTCCCTGCCCACGGCCCGGGATTGGCTGAAGTGGGTCTATGGCTCGTACGGTCCCGACCTGTTCGGGGCCCTGCAGGAGACGGGGGCTTACCGGGGGATCAGGGCTCCCGGGAGCCTGGATACGCGCTACCTCTGGGAGGATGTGCCTACTGGCCTGGTGCCCCTGGCGTCCCTGGGGGAACTGGCGGAGGTACCCACCCCCACCATGCGCAGCCTGATCCACCTGGCATCGCTGGTGCACGGCATCGATTACTTCCGCCACGGCCGGACTCTTGGCCGTATGGGTCTAGCCGAGATGGACCTGAACGGTTTGCTCGACTACGTGCGGGAAGGCAGGGAAGCAGCATGA